In the Colletotrichum higginsianum IMI 349063 chromosome 7 map unlocalized unitig_7, whole genome shotgun sequence genome, one interval contains:
- a CDS encoding Phosphate transporter, which produces MDGHMQKSELASAFTRRAATSVRLTCPNPAKGRHKRSIVRTSQTFPSSLEVSCVHPQQSETDPFSLSLSSLETTTPPAQVTAKEQKSVTMVLEQYTYVFAIGTFFAMLDAYNNGANDVANAWATSVSSRSISYRQAMIFGTIFEMLGAITVGARTADTIKNGIIPNSVFNNNPGVQMLAFTCALAAASSWVMWCTRHSAHVSSTYSLVSAVAGVGVAVAGADKVQWGWNNGKGLGAIFAGLGMAPAISACFGAIIFSLIKFVVHVRKNPVPWAVWTSPFFFLIAGTICSLSIVYKGSPNLGLSKKPAWYIAAVTVGTGGGLCLLAALFFVPFVHAKVIKKDYTLKWWHFVYGPLLFKRPAPADAEKAKVPNYAVVQEDEDEHSLPSHESVKSSESNDEPLKESHLSKETHIPQEKSLAAAEVGQGPTYKQLQAEGEAKLHAKLLLNRGPIGWAMRTLRDNPMGPGQIYELHNMKMVIKRIPAMITVGALYGLHYDIHAAQTGIAGTPEGERMKRVYANAKKYPNEVEHTYSFVQIITACTASFAHGANDIGNSVGPWAVIYSAWSTGDAAAAKAPVPVWQLAVLSATISLGLITYGYNIMKVMGNKITYHSPSRGSSMEMGAAITVLVFSQYSLPVSTSMCITGATVGVGLCNGTLKAVNFQRVGLLVFSWIMTIPVAGTLGGVLMGLILNAPHF; this is translated from the exons ATGGATGGACACATGCAGAAATCAGAGTTGGCCTCTGCCTTTACGAGGAGAGCCGCCACATCTGTCAGACTGACTTGTCCCAACCCTGCCAAGGGTAGACATAAAAGGTCTATTGTGCGCACTTCTCAAACTTTCCCGTCGTCCTTGGAAGTGTCCTGTGTCCATCCCCAGCAAAGCGAGACAGaccccttctctctctctctctcatcacTCGAGACCACAACACCACCTGCTCAAGTCACAGCCAAGGAGCAGAAGTCAGTCACAATGGTGCTCGAACAATACACCTACGTCTTTGCCATTGGCACCTTCTTTGCTATGCTCGATGCATACAACAACGGTGCAA ACGATGTCGCCAACGCTTGGGCGACCAGTGTGTCGTCGAGATCCATCAGCTATCGCCAGGCCATGATCTTCGGTACCATATTCGAGATGCTCGGCGCCATCACCGTCGGTGCCCGCACCGCCGACACCATCAAGAACGGCATCATCCCCAACAGCgtcttcaacaacaaccccgGTGTTCAGATGCTCGCCTTCACCTgcgccctggccgccgcctcctcatGGGTCATGTGGTGTACCCGTCACTCCGCTCACGTCTCCTCGACCTACTCCCTCGtctccgccgtcgccggtgtcggtgttgccgttgccggcgccgacaaggtcCAATGGGGCTGGAACAACGGCAAGGGTCTCGGTGCCATCTTCGCCGGTCTCGGTATGGCCcccgccatctcggcctgctTCGGTGCCATCATCTTCAGCCTCATCAAGTTCGTCGTCCACGTCCGCAAGAACCCCGTCCCCTGGGCCGTCTGgacctcgcccttcttcttcctcatcgccggTACCATCTGCTCGCTCTCCATCGTCTACAAGGGCTCCCCCAACCTGGGCCTGAGCAAGAAGCCCGCGTGgtacatcgccgccgtcaccgtcggcaccggcggtGGTCTCTGCCTCCTggccgccctcttcttcgtcccctTCGTCCACGCCAAGGTCATCAAGAAGGACTACACCCTCAAGTGGTGGCACTTCGTTTACggccccctcctcttcaagcgccccgcccccgccgatgccgagaaggccaaggtccCCAACTACGCCGTTGTccaggaggatgaggatgagcactccctcccctcccacgAGTCCGTCAAGTCGTCCGAGTCCAACGACGAGCCCCTCAAGGAGTCGCACCTGTCCAAGGAGACGCACATCCCCCAGGAGAagtccttggccgccgccgaggtcggtCAGGGTCCTACTTACAAGCAGCtccaggccgagggcgaggccaagCTCCACGCCAAGCTCCTCCTGAACCGCGGTCCTATCGGCTGGGCCATGCGCACCCTCCGCGACAACCCCATGGGCCCCGGTCAGATCTACGAGCTTCACAACATGAAGATGGTCATCAAGCGCATCCCCGCCATGATCACTGTCGGCGCCCTGTACGGTCTGCACTACGACATCCATGCCGCCCAGACCGGTATCGCCGGCACCCCCGAGGGTGAGCGCATGAAGCGCGTCTacgccaacgccaagaaGTACCCCAACGAGGTCGAGCACACCTACTCCTTTGTCCAGATCATCACCGCCTGCACTGCTTCTTTCGCCCACGGTGCCAACGACATTGGTAACTCGGTCGGTCCCTGGGCTGTCATCTACTCCGCCTGGAGTACCGgtgacgccgctgccgccaagGCGCCCGTTCCCGTCTGGCAGCTTGCTGTCCTTTCCGCCACCATCTCCCTTGGTCTGATCACCTACGGATACAACATCATGAAGG TCATGGGTAACAAGATCACCTACCACTCTCCCAGCCGTGGCTCTTCCATGGAGATGGGCGCCGCCATCACTGTCCTTGTCTTCTCCCAGTACTCCCTGCCGGTCTCTACCTCCATGTGTATCACTGGTGCCACCGTCGGCGTTGGTCTGTGCAACGGTACCCTCAAGGCCGTTAACTTCCAGCGTGTTGGTCTCTTGGTCTTCTCCTGGATCATGACCATCCCGGTTGCTGGCACCCTTGGTGGTGTCCTCATGGGCCTGATCCTCAACGCTCCTCATTTTTAA
- a CDS encoding Carboxylic ester hydrolase, with product MAGGLARLSPAFSNGPGLQKPLDPLNPVADAIDTILTPNPCVAETFPSLSLLGAEFLSIEASLFTNYSGWIPAGWRFSQPSVNMHDVSFCNITVSYTHPGHGDVVNVETWLPTDEWNGRLQAVGGGGWRAGRFILSYAGMAGAIADGYATVTTDAGLGNAVGPMPWALISPGNSNLYALQDLGSQTLNDEAIIAKHLIKSYYGREPSYSYWNGCSQGGRQGTTLAQRYPTAYDGIIAAAPAVNWAGVFISTMWPKVYMDVTGQYPQACELQELTALAVSTCDGLDGVEDGIIADTSGCKRIFDPFTYVGSRFYCPSTGRSINLTLAAAAVANAMWTGPVTAENETTYLHGLEMGTDLTKGAPTSCDENGECTGVPNSAVKLLMGYFIDKEPDLSTTKISFKGLERAFRSFKQQFDSFLASDDPDLTLFRDSGGKMITFHGLADPTIPTNISLDYYEQVLALQTHAQEFYRYFLVPGLGHCWGGRGGQPVALFDQLRSWVENGTAPESSPVTITRPDNTPERQILCPYPKKAVFRGDILQSLSGWSCV from the exons ATGGCAGGTGGACTCGCTCGGCTGTCACCGGCGTTTTCCAACGGACCCGGCTTACAGAAGCCGTTGGACCCGCTGAACCCTGTGGCGGATGCCATCGACACTATCCTCACTCCCAACCCTTGCGTTGCGGAGACATTTCCAAGCCTTTCGCTGCTGGGCGCAGAATTCCTTTCCATAGAAGCCTCTTTGTTCACAAACTACAGCGGTTGGATCCCCGCAGGATGGAGATTTTCGCAACCATCAGTCAACATGCACGACGTGTCTTTTTGTAACATCACAGTGTCCTATACCCATCCCGGCCACGGCGATGTCGTCAACGTCGAAACATGGCTTCCAACTGACGAATGGAATGGAAGACTCCAGGCGGTGGGAGGTGGCGGATGGCGCGCCGGCCGGTTCATACTGAGCTACGCTGGCATGGCCGGTGCCATAGCGGATGGGTATGCCACGGTGACTACCGATGCAGGACTTGGAAATGCTGTAGGGCCGATGCCGTGGGCATTGATCAGCCCCGGTAACTCCAACCTGTATGCGCTTCAAGACCTTGGCTCGCAAACGCTGAATGACGAG GCAATCATAGCAAAGCACCTGATCAAAAGTTATTACGGCCGAGAACCATCCTATTCGTATTGGAATGGCTGTTCCCAAGGGGGCCGGCAAGGTACAACGCTTGCCCAACGATATCCGACTGCAtacgacggcatcatcgcggcggcgccagcagTAAACTGGGCAGGAGTATTCATCAGTACCATGTGGCCCAAAGTGTACATGGATGTCACTGGGCAGTACCCTCAGGCATGTGAGTTGCAAGAGCTCACGGCGCTTGCTGTGTCTACTTgtgatggccttgacggTGTCGAAGACGGCATCATAGCCGACACAAGCGGCTGCAAGAGGATATTCGATCCCTTCACGTATGTTGGGTCAAGATTCTATTGCCCGTCTACAGGAAGGTCCATCAACCTCACtcttgcagcagcagctgtcGCCAACGCGATGTGGACAGGTCCCGTGACGGCCGAAAACGAGACTACCTACTTGCATGGTTTGGAGATGGGCACAGATCTTACCAAAGGTGCTCCAACGAGCTGCGATGAGAATGGAGAGTGCACTGGTGTACCCAATTCTGCCGTCAAGCTTCTGATGGGGTATTTCATCGACAAAGAGCCCGACTTGAGCACCACCAAAATCTCTTTCAAGGGGCTAGAGCGCGCATTTCGTTCGTTCAAACAGCAGTTCGATTCCTTCCTGGCCTCAGACGACCCGGACCTGACATTATTTCGGGATAGTGGAGGCAAGATGATCACATTCCATGGCCTT GCCGACCCTACCATTCCCACAAATATCTCGCTTGATTACTACGAGCAAGTTTTGGCACTTCAAACACACGCGCAAGAGTTTTACAGATATTTCTTGGTTCCCGGATTAGGACACTGCTGGGGTGGTCGCGGCGGCCAACCGGTGGCCTTGTTCGATCAGCTTCGATCCTGGGTTGAGAACGGAACGGCGCCAGAAAGCTCGCCAGTGACTATCACGAGGCCGGATAACACACCAGAGCGTCAAATACTGTGCCCTTATCCGAAGAAGGCGGTCTTTCGTGGCGATATATTGCAGAGCCTGTCAGGTTGGTCGTGTGTTTGA
- a CDS encoding Serine threonine protein kinase, translating into MDEEQDNEDLAIENLKKHIDKLPTDAYAIHISPDGSLISVSNNPEDDETTSVYYPPLEKLQPPEHIQTVIRSDLKEIDRISPNVDLVSYQAHPNAGGEKKVIFKYYFLVQFLHRLWHEMNLWMRLPKHPNIVPFDRLVLDELNGHVVGFTSVYIPGGTIEDNRSRVFKLEWLKQLTHVVDDLNLKHGIMHQDIAPRNLLVDPSTDNILVFDFNYSGRIGGIGHISERDDVKGVIFTIYEIITLDKHFREVPYDQQDPTEIQALAAWHKHPDVHLDHHVSEYRSVLNHWVKGRQEGGRNSVDTEAQEPIDWPPLGPPPKKELVVSDGNGNSTVVVGAGWYDIRRDEREKGNVVLDWQRPPQKTVA; encoded by the coding sequence ATGGATGAAGAGCAGGATAACGAAGACCTAGCCATCGAAAACCTCAAGAAGCATATCGATAAACTCCCAACCGATGCGTACGCGATACACATCTCTCCGGACGGAAGCCTGATCTCCGTCTCCAACAAtcccgaagacgacgaaaCCACCAGCGTGTACTATCCGCCTTTGGAGAAGCTTCAGCCGCCAGAGCATATCCAAACTGTTATTCGCTCGGACTTGAAAGAAATTGATCGAATTTCTCCCAACGTCGATCTCGTGTCGTATCAGGCACACCCCAACGCTGGCGGTGAAAAGAAAGTTATCTTCAAATACTACTTTCTTGTACAGTTCCTGCATAGACTGTGGCATGAAATGAACTTGTGGATGCGCCTCCCTAAGCATCCAAACATAGTCCCGTTCGACAGGCTCGTGCTGGACGAACTGAACGGTCACGTTGTTGGGTTCACAAGCGTCTACATCCCCGGCGGCACGATTGAGGACAACCGATCACGCGTCTTTAAGCTCGAGTGGCTTAAGCAGTTGACTCACGTCGTGGACGACCTGAACCTTAAGCACGGCATCATGCATCAGGATATCGCTCCACGGAATCTTCTCGTTGATCCGTCCACAGACAACATTCTGGTGTTTGATTTCAACTACTCGGGTCGCATTGGAGGTATTGGGCACATCAGCGAGCGAGACGATGTCAAGGGTGTCATATTCACCATATACGAGATCATCACACTTGATAAACACTTCAGGGAGGTGCCTTACGACCAGCAAGACCCCACTGAAATCCAAGCGTTAGCCGCATGGCACAAACACCCAGACGTGCACCTCGATCACCACGTCTCGGAATATCGATCAGTACTGAATCACTGGGTGAAGGGGAGGCAGGAGGGAGGACGTAACTCTGTGGATACAGAAGCACAGGAGCCTATCGATTGGCCGCCGCTCGGTCCACCGCCCAAAAAGGAACTCGTCGTCTCGGACGGTAACGGCAATTCAACTGTGGTAGTGGGAGCCGGCTGGTATGATATACGCCGTGACGAGCGAGAGAAGGGCAATGTTGTCCTTGATTGGCAGCGCCCACCACAAAAAACGGTCGCATAA
- a CDS encoding C6 finger domain-containing protein codes for MSEPNMAGAKHGDPGCTCTTCHIAKRRSHKKSRNGCKSCKQRRIKCDEVKPLCGQCVKAAIACDFPALASSSVEREPSGPIKTLALQPRKRGRPRKDWDAVFRGPSPSHGMPGSLDSMRSTSADTALVAALPDQGMMDLPWIWTVDDLELQHHFLTSKDLTFQDSKLWREKVPRLAFRNHCVLHLLLAVSALHMAKQKPSESDRYTQLADSHYIVGLRQVMELLPTQNKALADALYISTTLVCAYAFAAKPSPGHLLVIADGEEVAWFELLKGVRIVVTNMGWDAIFSGVLGPHPDPEEKPLPSTAPTTNRAVQWEPPLRSLADFISVSNDPDKQVLEDMAESVISCFRSTFGTTEEPKLTVDGKMEVVIGCVYAMKDEFVLCLKKKSPLALLILAYFVVPIKTLEWVWYMEGWANHILHGVALILGPRYREYLRWPTEEIERLNSDRMNQTVTP; via the exons ATGAGCGAACCGAACATGGCCGGCGCGAAGCACGGAGACCCTGGCTGCACCTGCACGACATGCCACATCGCGAAGAGAAGATCCCATAAGAAATCCCGGAACGGATGCAAGAGTTGTAAGCAGAGGAGGATAAAG TGTGATGAAGTTAAGCCTCTCTGCGGACAATGTGTAAAAGCGGCCATCGCTTGCGATTTCCCGGCACTGGCCTCGAGTTCAGTTGAGCGGGAGCCGTCTGGTCCGATTAAGACTCTCGCCTTACAACCCCGAAAACGAGGTCGTCCACGCAAGGACTGGGATGCAGTGTTTAGAGGACCTAGTCCTTCCCACGGCATGCCGGGCTCGTTGGACAGTATGAGATCAACGTCAGCCGATACGGCTCTTGTAGCGGCATTGCCAGATCAGGGGATGATGGATCTCCCGTGGATATGGACGGTAGACGATCTCGAGTTGCAGCACCACTTTTTGACATCCAAGGACCTCACCTTCCAGGACTCAAAGCTCTGGCGCGAGAAAGTTCCGCGTCTGGCCTTCAGAAACCACTGCGTACTgcacctccttctcgccgtctccgcctTGCACATGGCAAAGCAGAAGCCCAGCGAGTCAGACCGATACACACAGCTTGCAGATAGCCATTACATTGTAGGCCTTCGTCAAGTCATGGAGCTTCTGCCTACCCAAAACAAGGCCTTGGCCGACGCACTCTACATATCGACAACCCTTGTTTGCGCCTACGCCTTTGCAGCGAAACCCAGCCCGGGTCATCTCCTCGTCATTGCAGACGGAGAGGAAGTGGCATGGTTTGAGCTCCTGAAGGGCGTTCGCATTGTCGTTACCAacatgggatgggatgccaTCTTTTCAGGGGTACTGGGGCCTCATCCCGATCCCGAAGAAAAACCGCTGCCCTCGACGGCTCCGACGACAAATAGGGCGGTTCAATGGGAGCCGCCACTGCGCAGCCTCGCAGATTTCATCTCTGTCTCCAACGATCCAGACAAACAGGTCCTCGAAGACATGGCTGAAAGCGTTATTTCGTGTTTCCGGTCAACGTTTGGCACCACTGAAGAGCCAAAGCTGACGGTAGACGGCAAGATGGAGGTTGTGATTGGATGCGTATATGCAATGAAGGACGAATTTGTTCTCTGTCTCAAAAAGAAGAGCCCTTTGGCCCTTCTCATCCTAGCATACTTCGTGGTTCCCATCAAGACACTTGAATGGGTGTGGTACATGGAGGGCTGGGCAAATCACATCCTGCACGGAGTCGCGCTCATCTTGGGACCGAGATATCGTGAATACTTGCGATGGCCAACAGAGGAAATCGAGAGATTGAACTCAGACAGAATGAACCAGACTGTCACTCCATGA
- a CDS encoding Dimethylaniline monooxygenase: MSQTANSLRDISSIMKPVRVAVIGAGASGLVTAKYLSQSREFFGVPNVEVRIFEREESVGGVYRYRVYEEAEMVSSKYLTAFSDFRAARDLPDFLPMGDYVQYLENYCTQFKLWDLIQTRTEVLRVSRTSSGHRVVFRRIGKGSSDETKNELEESESWECDAVAICSGLNNVPYIPPIKGLDGVKTLHSSQVKERKQFGVNTSVMILGAGETAMDLAHLAVTSEAREVTLCHKDGFFCAKKTVPLPVVMKMWKPDPRQKPVDTAIASFLDTAYLPERLQHSQFIWNVYDKTLKSLHFLSGGTSAGPDQWVGQIEGDRNNVDSLFLVKSDRALPYLNEGYRAQGIFSRVRAFVMNMELKETGGKKILTAPWPTLFSSDGTVTFPDSKRKEHAEALSRGTRPDLVVLATGYVRRFCFLGEDYPKPDELDVRGIWRRGDVTAGFIGFVRPGIGAIPPLAELQAQLWVLNLLRYKYPQQVPMPLSAPGQGTCPDAVAHYEVDYALRARGGHDFFKTKHGVEQESYAYQLALDMGAAPTISFMARQGFRAFYTWAMGSNFNTKFRLVGPWKLEAGALSIMRGELFEVVMQTGGGVFFATYTLLPLFLFGTLTVVLHVTAGFLRLLGMEQCANNVLGSGSIPRREGDEL, encoded by the exons ATGAGCCAGACTGCCAACTCTCTTAGGGACATCAGTTCGATCATGAAGCCAGTCCGAGTCGCAGTCATCGGTGCCGGAGCCTCTGGATTGGTTACCGCCAAGTACCTCAGCCAATCCAGGGAGTTCTTCGGCGTACCCAATGTTGAAGTTCGCATCTTCGAGCGCGAAGAGAGTGTCGGCGGTGTTTACAGGTACAGAGTGtacgaagaggccgag ATGGTGTCTTCCAAGTATCTCACGGCTTTTTCAGACTTCAGGGCTGCTCGAGATCTTCCTGATTTCCTGCCAATGGGAGATTACGTTCAATACCTCGAGAACTACTGCACTCAGTTCAAACTTTGGGACCTCATCCAGACTAGAACTGAGGTCCTGCGCGTGTCACGTACCTCCAGCGGTCATCGTGTCGTTTTCAGACGAATCGGCAAAGGGTCATCCGACGAAACCAAGAATGAGTTGGAAGAATCCGAGTCGTGGGAATGTGACGCTGTCGCCATATGCTCTGGACTAAACAATGTTCCTTATATCCCGCCCATAaaaggcctcgacggcgtcaagaCTCTTCACTCGTCTCAAGTCAAAGAGAGAAAACAATTTGGAGTCAACACGTCGGTAATGATCCTCGGGGCGGGGGAGACAGCGATGGATCTTGCCCACTTGGCAGTGACCTCAGAGGCCCGTGAAGTGACTCTGTGTCACAAGGACGGCTTCTTCTGTGCCAAAAAG ACTGTTCCGCTGCCAGTTGTCATGAAGATGTGGAAGCCCGACCCTCGTCAGAAGCCAGTCGACACGGCGATTGCCAGCTTCCTTGACACAGCTTACCTTCCAGAGAGGCTCCAACACTCCCAGTTCATTTGGAACGTATACGACAAGACGCTTAAAAGCCTACACTTTCTTTCCGGGGGAACCAGTGCCGGTCCAGATCAGTGGGTTGGCCAGATCGAAGGCGATCGCAACAATGTGGATTCCT TGTTTCTGGTCAAGTCAGATCGCGCGCTCCCATATCTGAACGAAGGATACCGGGCGCAGGGCATTTTCTCTCGTGTCCGAGCCTTTGTTATGAACATGGAGCTTAAGGAAACGGGCGGAAAGAAGATCTTGACTGCCCCGTGGCCTACATTGTTTTCAAGTGACGGCACGGTCACCTTCCCAGACagcaaaagaaaagagcATGCTGAGGCACTCTCCAGAGGTACTCGACCTGATTTGGTTGTCCTCGCGACGGGATACGTTCGTCGGTTCTGCTTCCTGGGCGAAGACTATCCGAAGCCGGACGAGCTGGATGTTCGTGGCATCTGGAGACGAGGCGATGTGACTGCCGGCTTCATCGGCTTTGTGCGTCCTGGTATCG GTGCCATACCCCCTCTTGCTGAATTACAAGCTCAACTATGGGTTTTGAACCTCCTTCGGTACAAGTATCCCCAACAAGTGCCTATGCCCCTCTCCGCTCCGGGTCAAGGCACGTGCCCCGATGCCGTCGCCCATTATGAAGTTGACTACGCTCTCagagctcgaggaggacacGATTTCTTCAAGACCAAGCACGGTGTCGAGCAAGAATCGTATGCGTACCAGCTTGCGCTCGACATGGGTGCCGCGCCAACGATATCTTTCATGGCGCGTCAAGGCTTCAGAGCCTTTTACACCTGGGCTATGGGGTCCAACTTCAATACCAAGTTCAGGCTTGTTGGACCCTGGAAGTTGGAGGCCGGTGCTCTTTCCATCATGCGCGGAGAGCTCTTCGAGGTTGTAATGCAGACTGGCGGTGGCGTGT TCTTTGCGACATATACTCTACTCCCACTGTTTCTCTTTGGTACTCTGACTGTCGTACTTCATGTCACTGCTGGCTTCTTGCGGCTTCTTGGGATGGAACAGTGTGCCAATAACGTTCTCGGCTCAGGAAGTATCCCGCGTCGAGAAGGTGACGAGCTTTGA